From a single Candoia aspera isolate rCanAsp1 chromosome 2, rCanAsp1.hap2, whole genome shotgun sequence genomic region:
- the MRPS25 gene encoding small ribosomal subunit protein mS25, with amino-acid sequence MPMKGRFPIRRTLQYLSQGDVVFKNCVKVMTVNYNTRGELSEGARKFVFFNIPQIQYKNPWLQIVMFKNMTPSPFLRFYLDTGEQVLVDVEEKTNKEIVEHIKKILGKSEETIRVEEEEKRRWHPATFGPKKYHLRECMCEIDGQVPCPGKVPLPKEMTGKYKAAMKDVS; translated from the exons ATGCCTATGAAGGGCAGGTTCCCTATTCGGAGGACGCTGCAGTACCTGAGCCAGGGCGACGTCGTCTTCAAGAACTGCGTGAAGGTGATGACGGTGAACTACAACACGCGCGGAGAGCTCAGCGAGGGCGCCAG AAAATTTGTGTTTTTCAACATACCTCAGATTCAGTACAAAAATCCTTGGCTGCAGATTgtgatgtttaaaaatatgactcCCTCACCATTCTTAAGATTCTACTTGG ATACTGGAGAGCAAGTCCTTGTTGATGTGGAAGAGAAGACTAACAAAGAGATAGTAGAACACATTAAGAAAATTCTTGGTAAAAGCGA GGAAACAATCCGggtagaagaggaggaaaagaggcGATGGCATCCTGCAACATTTGGTCCCAAAAAATACCACTTGCGGGAATGCATGTGTGAAATTGATGGCCAGGTTCCCTGTCCTGGTAAGGTGCCACTACCAAAAGAGATGACTGGCAAATATAAGGCTGCCATGAAAGACGTTTCCTAA